A stretch of Corallococcus macrosporus DNA encodes these proteins:
- a CDS encoding uracil-DNA glycosylase translates to MSLADGLPEDWKQVLHDAINAPSFKELEKFLKQERKEHTVFPSEADLFSAFRLTPYADVRVLLLGQDPYHGPGQAHGLAFSVQPGVPPPPSLVNMFKELQSDVGAPKPRDGSLIPWAKQGVLLLNTVLTVRQASPNSHAKHGWEPFTDAVIRAVSAKEDAVVFLLWGKPAQKKKALIDGDRHIILEGVHPSPLSASKGFFGSKPYSTTNAALKKHGQRTIDWELPS, encoded by the coding sequence ATGAGCCTGGCGGACGGGTTGCCCGAGGACTGGAAGCAGGTGCTGCATGACGCCATCAACGCGCCGTCGTTCAAGGAGCTGGAGAAGTTCCTGAAGCAGGAACGCAAGGAGCACACCGTGTTCCCGTCGGAGGCGGACCTGTTCTCCGCGTTCCGCCTCACGCCCTACGCGGACGTGCGCGTGCTGCTGCTCGGCCAGGACCCCTACCACGGCCCGGGACAGGCCCACGGCCTCGCCTTCTCCGTGCAGCCCGGCGTGCCGCCTCCGCCCTCGCTCGTGAACATGTTCAAGGAGCTCCAGAGCGACGTGGGCGCGCCGAAGCCGCGCGACGGGTCGCTCATCCCGTGGGCGAAGCAGGGCGTGCTCCTGCTCAACACCGTGCTCACCGTGCGCCAGGCCTCGCCCAACAGCCACGCGAAGCACGGCTGGGAGCCCTTCACCGACGCCGTCATCCGCGCCGTCAGCGCCAAGGAAGACGCCGTCGTCTTCCTGCTCTGGGGCAAGCCCGCGCAGAAGAAGAAGGCCCTCATCGACGGCGACCGCCACATCATCCTGGAGGGCGTGCACCCCTCGCCGCTGTCCGCCAGCAAGGGGTTCTTCGGGAGCAAGCCCTACAGCACCACCAACGCCGCGCTGAAGAAGCACGGCCAGCGCACCATCGACTGGGAGCTGCCCTCGTAG
- a CDS encoding TIM44-like domain-containing protein: MSEGQFGGFCLLLVVVGVGVLVLMSVNKGSEQKDWSTLAPQAPPPPQRQGSLRTKLAGLARIGPKGSDGSMQPLDPEFSIVLFEDFVYSLFARVHEARGGDRLDTLGGWLSDEAIASLRALGTPDTVKAVVVGAVTYEDVKGVGPNSRRVHVVLRFEANYTEASGSEQSWYVAEEWRLERAASAKSRAPEDVRAFKCPNCGAPLESVQGHKCSYCDTVVNTGEFDWVVTRVVSQERERRGPQLTGTTEEQGTELPTVKDSRAQERLNALLHDDPEATPLALRKRLEFIFHEMQTAWAKREWQGMRPFLSDNLFQTQLYWINAYRQAGLRNITENARITNMVLARVTRDAYFDAVTLRVYAVSLDYTVRDGDGQVVGGSRNRERAYSEYWTLIRGRGVHGKPSTQKQCPSCGAPLSINMAGHCTHCQARVTSGEFDWVLSRIEQDESYQG; this comes from the coding sequence GTGAGTGAAGGGCAGTTCGGCGGCTTCTGCCTGCTCCTCGTCGTCGTGGGCGTGGGCGTGCTCGTGCTCATGAGCGTGAACAAGGGCTCGGAGCAGAAGGACTGGAGCACCCTGGCGCCGCAAGCCCCGCCGCCGCCCCAGCGCCAGGGCTCGCTGCGCACGAAGCTCGCGGGCCTGGCCCGCATCGGGCCCAAGGGGTCGGACGGGTCGATGCAGCCGTTGGACCCGGAGTTCTCCATCGTCCTCTTCGAGGACTTCGTCTACTCGCTCTTCGCCCGCGTGCACGAGGCGCGCGGCGGCGACCGCCTGGACACGCTGGGCGGCTGGCTGTCCGACGAGGCCATCGCGTCGCTGCGCGCGCTGGGCACGCCGGACACGGTGAAGGCCGTGGTGGTGGGCGCCGTCACGTACGAGGACGTGAAGGGCGTGGGTCCGAACAGCCGGCGCGTCCACGTCGTGCTGCGCTTCGAGGCCAACTACACGGAGGCCTCCGGCTCCGAGCAGAGCTGGTACGTCGCGGAGGAGTGGCGGCTGGAGCGCGCCGCGTCCGCGAAGTCCCGGGCGCCCGAGGACGTGCGCGCCTTCAAGTGCCCCAACTGCGGCGCGCCGCTGGAGTCCGTGCAGGGCCACAAGTGCTCGTACTGCGACACGGTGGTGAACACCGGCGAGTTCGACTGGGTGGTGACGCGCGTGGTGTCGCAGGAGCGCGAGCGGCGCGGTCCCCAGCTCACCGGCACCACGGAGGAGCAGGGCACGGAGCTGCCCACCGTGAAGGACTCGCGCGCGCAGGAGCGGTTGAACGCGCTCCTGCACGACGACCCGGAAGCGACGCCGCTGGCGCTGCGCAAGCGCCTGGAGTTCATCTTCCACGAGATGCAGACGGCGTGGGCGAAGCGCGAGTGGCAGGGCATGCGCCCCTTCCTCAGCGACAACCTCTTCCAGACGCAGCTGTACTGGATCAACGCCTACCGCCAGGCGGGCCTGCGCAACATCACGGAGAACGCGCGCATCACCAACATGGTGCTCGCGCGCGTGACGCGGGATGCGTACTTCGACGCCGTCACCCTGCGCGTGTACGCCGTCAGCCTGGACTACACGGTGCGGGACGGAGACGGGCAGGTCGTGGGCGGCAGCCGTAACCGCGAGCGCGCCTACAGCGAGTACTGGACGCTCATCCGCGGCCGGGGCGTGCACGGCAAGCCCTCCACGCAGAAGCAGTGCCCGTCGTGCGGCGCCCCGCTGTCCATCAACATGGCCGGCCACTGCACCCACTGCCAGGCACGGGTGACGTCCGGCGAGTTCGACTGGGTGCTCAGCCGCATCGAGCAGGACGAGTCCTACCAGGGCTGA
- a CDS encoding acyl-CoA thioesterase, with translation MTSPFLAATVVEPLEPGHYRSRYEAAWYQGRGAYGGVVAGQVLRALEHHLNDAQRAVRSFTVHFCSPAAEGVADLHTRIERAGKFVTHATARVESGGAVVAVATATFGAARGGAPEYMDFVMPEVPAPETIGPVPEDTPMPDFCRFFEYRYCVGSPPYSGGPEAEVGGWLRPRVPTALDTALCVGLMDAYPPSVLSRMDGFRAAASVDFSVQFFQTFPVKGIAPDAHYLRTGRSRHAADGYTEETQRLWTRDGTLLAQCRQLVAVLG, from the coding sequence ATGACTTCGCCCTTCCTCGCCGCCACCGTCGTTGAACCGCTGGAACCCGGACACTACCGCTCGCGCTACGAGGCGGCCTGGTATCAGGGCCGGGGCGCGTACGGCGGCGTGGTGGCGGGGCAGGTGCTGCGCGCGCTGGAGCACCACCTGAACGACGCGCAGCGGGCGGTGCGCTCGTTCACCGTGCACTTCTGCTCGCCCGCGGCCGAGGGCGTGGCGGACCTGCACACGCGCATCGAGCGCGCCGGCAAGTTCGTCACCCACGCCACCGCGCGGGTGGAGAGCGGCGGCGCGGTGGTGGCCGTCGCCACGGCGACCTTCGGTGCCGCTCGCGGCGGAGCCCCCGAGTACATGGACTTCGTCATGCCGGAGGTTCCCGCGCCGGAGACGATCGGGCCCGTCCCCGAGGACACGCCCATGCCGGACTTCTGCCGCTTCTTCGAGTACCGCTACTGCGTGGGCTCGCCGCCGTACTCGGGCGGGCCCGAGGCGGAGGTGGGCGGCTGGCTGCGGCCTCGCGTCCCCACGGCGCTGGACACGGCGCTGTGCGTGGGATTGATGGACGCGTATCCGCCGTCCGTGCTGTCGCGGATGGACGGCTTCCGCGCGGCGGCGTCGGTGGACTTCAGCGTGCAGTTCTTCCAGACGTTCCCGGTGAAGGGCATCGCGCCGGACGCGCACTACCTGCGCACCGGCCGCTCGCGCCACGCCGCGGATGGCTACACGGAGGAGACGCAGCGGCTCTGGACCCGGGACGGCACGCTGCTCGCGCAGTGCCGTCAGCTCGTCGCCGTGCTCGGCTGA